One window of the Candoia aspera isolate rCanAsp1 chromosome 16, rCanAsp1.hap2, whole genome shotgun sequence genome contains the following:
- the RNF183 gene encoding E3 ubiquitin-protein ligase RNF183, which translates to MDRKGEPGLASDCPVCWNAYDNFFRTPKLLRCGHSFCIECLAHLSLVSPAPNQLPCPLCRCPTVLLANQRVTELPTNIAVLHLMGLEPNHIVLEGRQLYLKEQRKRRYFLRQPRVYTLDLGMETELSTHSHHESPPPVTPTTTAVPGHSLLRECVRNPQLRIFTYLMVIILSVTLLLIFSIFWTRHFFSGMG; encoded by the coding sequence ATGGACAGAAAGGGGGAGCCGGGCCTGGCCTCGGACTGCCCAGTCTGCTGGAACGCTTATGACAACTTTTTCCGGACCCCCAAGCTGCTTCGGTGTGGTCACTCCTTCTGCATCGAGTGCCTGGCACATCTCAGCCTGGTCTCCCCAGCCCCAAACCAGCTGCCGTGCCCGCTTTGCCGCTGTCCGACCGTGCTGCTGGCCAACCAGCGGGTGACCGAGCTGCCCACAAACATTGCCGTCTTGCACTTAATGGGCTTGGAGCCCAACCACATCGTCCTGGAGGGCCGGCAACTCTACCTCAAGGAGCAGCGCAAGAGGAGGTACTTCCTGCGCCAGCCCAGGGTCTACACCCTGGACCTGGGCATGGAGACTGAGCTCAGCACCCACAGTCACCACGAGAGCCCCCCGCCGGTGACCCCCACCACCACCGCCGTGCCCGGGCACTCCCTCCTCCGGGAATGTGTCCGTAATCCTCAGCTTCGGATCTTCACCTACTTGATGGTCATTATCTTAAGTGTGACTTTACTGCTTATCTTCTCCATTTTCTGGACAAGACATTTCTTCTCAGGCATGGGGTGA